Proteins co-encoded in one Brassica rapa cultivar Chiifu-401-42 chromosome A02, CAAS_Brap_v3.01, whole genome shotgun sequence genomic window:
- the LOC103850798 gene encoding probable serine/threonine-protein kinase SIS8 — MSKMKHLLRKLHIGSSSSGGFGDHHRLDDSTRPTTIIDPSPVPSSSPSPASTSSVSSSSGFGNASSTMPRLEPFEPPGRDLAAGDGVDFNLMEEEYQVQLAMAISVSDPDPRENADTAQLDAAKRISLGVSAPVTDADSAVDFLSLRYWGHKVINYDQKVRDGFYDVYGITSNSLSQGKMPLLVDLQAISISDNVDYEVILVNRLIDPELQELERRAYALSLECPEFARGQVSSVLTQKIANIVVEQMGGRVENADEALRKWMHRSYELRSSLSTTVIPLGRVNFGLARHRALLFKVLADRINLPCMLVKGSYYTGTDDGAVNLIKLDDKSEYIIDLMGAPGALIPAEVPSSFLPVACTDTRVFPDDLLQHSCPVLEKETETPAFSVLEETDSRPSGMVANLFTGNHEENSDRFAVEKHQTERFEHDFGKLMQTQQISGENLPPFSGKPTSAQKVKVKNVSKYVISAAKNPEFAQKLHAVLLESGASPPPDLFMDVNPQNLKGKSLLQEFRQESSSSAVPCYPEKVGYQLAEQIRESERSPTALQLPAVCTSAETYQQPGEVDFFMERNFDVDNTGKVSSPEKMESTADGEPSVCDRHDQGINPFLGEAAKWEIMWEDLQIGERIGIGSYGEVYRAEWNGTEVAVKKFLDQDFSGDALTQFKSEIEIMLRLRHPNVVLFMGAVTRPPNFSILTEFLPRGSLYRLLHRPNHQLDEKRRMRMALDVAKGMNYLHTSHPTVVHRDLKSPNLLVDKNWVVKVCDFGLSRMKHHTYLSSKSTAGTPEWMAPEVLRNEPANEKCDVYSFGVILWELATSRIPWKGLNPMQVVGAVGFQNRRLEIPDDIDPTVAQIIRDCWQMEPHLRPSFTQLMRSLKRLQGLNISNRGNTSESLM, encoded by the exons ATGTCGAAGATGAAGCATCTTCTCCGTAAGCTCCACATCGGAAGCAGCAGCAGCGGCGGATTCGGCGACCATCACCGGCTAGACGATTCCACTAGACCGACGACGATCATCGATCCCAGCCCTGTTCCGAGCTCTAGCCCTAGCCCCGCCTCCACTTCCTCCGTCTCTTCTTCGTCAGGCTTCGGCAACGCCTCATCGACAATGCCGAGATTGGAACCGTTCGAGCCGCCGGGGCGTGATCTGGCGGCGGGGGACGGTGTGGATTTCAATCTGATGGAGGAGGAGTACCAGGTCCAGCTAGCTATGGCGATCAGCGTGTCTGATCCTGATCCGAGAGAGAATGCAGATACGGCTCAGCTCGACGCCGCCAAGAGGATTAGCCTCGGCGTTTCGGCTCCCGTCACCGACGCGGATTCGGCCGTTGACTTTCTATCGCTACGATATTGG GGACATAAGGTTATTAACTATGATCAGAAAGTCAGGGATGGTTTCTACGACGTGTATGGGATCACATCCAATTCTCTTTCACAGGGGAAGATGCCGCTTCTCGTGGATCTTCAAGCGATTTCGATTTCGGACAATGTTGATTACGAGGTCATTTTGGTTAATCGGTTGATTGATCCTGAGCTGCAAGAGCTGGAGAGAAGAGCATACGCTTTGTCTTTGGAGTGTCCAGAGTTTGCTCGCGGTCAGGTGTCGAGTGTTTTAACTCAGAAAATTGCAAATATAGTTGTGGAGCAGATGGGTGGCCGCGTGGAAAATGCTGATGAAGCGTTGAGGAAGTGGATGCATCGAAGCTATGAGCTGAGGAGTTCTTTGAGCACTACTGTTATTCCACTTGGACGAGTTAATTTTGGTCTTGCACGTCACAGGGCTCTGCTTTTCAAG gtGCTTGCTGATAGGATTAATCTCCCGTGTATGCTGGTAAAAGGCAGCTATTACACTGGAACTGATGATGGGGCTGTTAATTTGATTAAACTAGATGACAAAAG TGAATACATTATTGATTTAATGGGTGCTCCTGGTGCTCTAATTCCTGCCGAGGTTCCAAGCAGCTTTCTTCCAGTTGCTTGCACCGATACAAGAGTGTTTCCTGATGATCTGTTGCAACATTCTTGCCCTGTTCTTGAGAAAGAAACTGAAACGCCTGCATTTTCAGTTCTCGAAGAAACAGATTCTAGACCTTCTGGTATGGTGGCAAACTTATTCACTGGAAACCATGAAGAAAACAGTGACAGATTCGCTGTTGAGAAACATCAAACGGAGAGGTTTGAGCATGACTTCGGAAAGCTAATGCAAACACAGCAGATATCTGGTGAAAACTTGCCACCATTTTCTGGGAAACCGACAAGTGCGCAGAAAGTGAAAGTTAAGAATGTCTCGAAATATGTCATAAGTGCAGCAAAGAACCCCGAATTCGCGCAGAAATTACATGCTGTCTTGTTAGAAAGTGGTGCATCACCTCCCCCAGATTTGTTTATGGATGTCAATCCACAGAACTTGAAAGGGAAGAGTTTGCTTCAAGAATTTCGGCAAGAAAGTAGCAGTTCTGCTGTTCCATGCTACCCAGAAAAG GTTGGATATCAATTAGCTGAACAAATTAGAGAATCTGAAAGGAGCCCCACAGCGTTGCAACTACCAGCTGTTTGTACCTCAG CTGAGACTTACCAGCAACCAGGGGAGGTAGATTTTTTTATGGAGAGAAACTTTGATGTGGATAATACGGGTAAAGTTTCTTCACCGGAAAAGATGGAGAGCACTGCTGATGGGGAGCCCTCTGTTTGTGATAGACATGACCAAGGAATCAATCCATTTCTCGGTGAGGCTGCAAAATGGGAAATTATGTGGGAAGATCTTCAGATTGGCGAGCGGATTGGTATTG GTTCATATGGAGAAGTTTACCGTGCAGAGTGGAATGGAACT gaAGTGGCTGTTAAGAAGTTCTTGGATCAAGATTTCTCTGGTGATGCATTGACACAGTTCAAATCTGAA ATTGAAATAATGTTGAGATTGCGGCATCCAAACGTTGTTCTTTTCATGGGAGCAGTAACTCGGCCGCCAAATTTCTCCATCCTGACAGAGTTCCTACCCAG GGGGAGTTTGTATAGATTACTCCATCGACCAAATCATCAGCTTGATGAGAAGAGACGAATGCGGATGGCACTTGATGTG GCAAAGGGTATGAACTATTTACACACCAGCCACCCAACTGTAGTACATAGAGATTTAAAATCTCCAAACCTTCTTGTTGATAAAAACTGGGTCGTCAAGGTTTGTGATTTTGGATTGTCGCGCATGAAACACCACACTTATTTGTCCTCAAAATCAACTGCAGGAACG CCCGAGTGGATGGCTCCGGAAGTGTTGAGGAATGAACCAGCAAATGAGAA ATGTGACGTGTACAGCTTTGGTGTTATATTGTGGGAACTAGCTACTTCACGCATCCCTTGGAAAGGTTTAAACCCGATGCAAGTCGTTGGAGCTGTGGGATTCCAGAATCGACGCCTTGAAATCCCAGATGATATTGATCCAACCGTTGCACAGATAATCCGTGATTGTTGGCAAAT gGAACCGCATTTAAGGCCATCGTTTACACAACTGATGAGAAGTCTGAAGCGGCTACAGGGACTAAACATAAGCAACAGAGGGAACACAAGTGAAAGTTTGATGTAA
- the LOC103850799 gene encoding NDR1/HIN1-like protein 6, which yields MTDRVFPASKPPTATNGVPPAPPPAPTAVNGNGTANGTANQKPQVYIPANRPVYRPQPYSRRHHHQSRPSCRRVCCCCCFWSILIFLLLALMAAIAATAVYVIYRPRPPSFSVPSLRISRVNLTTASDTSVSHLSSFFNFTLLSENPNGHLTFSYEPFAVTVKSAKSGETVANGTVPAFFSDNKNKTTFRGVIATSAPARELDPEEARRLKSDLARARVGFEIEMRAKVKLRMGKVKSEGVEIRVTCQGFEGTVPKGKTPTVATSKRTKCKSDLSVKVWKWSF from the coding sequence atgactgACCGAGTCTTCCCAGCTTCCAAGCCACCAACCGCCACTAACGGAGTTCCACCAGCACCTCCTCCGGCTCCCACTGCCGTTAACGGTAACGGAACAGCAAACGGCACAGCTAACCAAAAGCCTCAAGTCTACATTCCGGCTAACCGGCCAGTTTACCGTCCGCAGCCTTACAGccgccgccaccaccaccaaTCACGGCCAAGCTGCCGGCGAgtttgctgctgctgctgtttcTGGTCGATActcatcttcctcctcctcgcTCTCATGGCCGCGATCGCCGCCACCGCCGTGTACGTGATCTACCGCCCCCGTCCTCCGTCGTTCTCCGTCCCGTCGCTTCGTATCAGCCGCGTTAACCTCACCACCGCGTCGGACACCTCCGTCTCCCACCTCTCTTCCTTCTTCAACTTCACTCTCCTCTCGGAGAATCCCAACGGCCACCTCACCTTCTCCTACGAGCCCTTCGCCGTCACCGTCAAGTCCGCGAAGTCCGGCGAGACGGTCGCGAACGGGACGGTTCCGGCGTTCTTTAGCGATAACAAGAACAAGACGACGTTTCGGGGCGTGATCGCGACGTCCGCGCCGGCGCGTGAGCTGGATCCGGAAGAAGCTCGGCGTTTGAAGTCGGATCTGGCGCGTGCGCGCGTGGGGTTTGAGATTGAGATGAGGGCGAaggtgaaactgcgaatggggAAGGTGAAGAGTGAAGGAGTGGAGATCAGAGTGACGTGTCAAGGGTTCGAAGGGACAGTACCTAAAGGTAAAACTCCGACCGTAGCAACCTCGAAGAGGACTAAGTGTAAGTCTGATCTTAGCGTCAAGGTCTGGAAATGGAGTTTTTAA
- the LOC103849015 gene encoding protein NDL2-like isoform X2 — translation MFCFQGLLFCPEASSLLLHNFCIYHISPLGHELGAPVISVDAPLLSADDLADQIIEVLNYFGLGAVMCMGVTAGAYILTLFAMKYRQRVLGLILVSPLCQAPSWSEWLCNKVMSNLLYYYGMCGVVKELLLKRYFSKEVRGNAQVPESDIVQECRRLLCERQSTNVWRFLEAINGRVDLSEGLRKLQCRTLIFIGESSGYHSEAVHMTTKLDRRYGALVEVQGSGSLVTEEQPQAMVIPMEYFLMGYGLYRPTQSISPRSPLSPTRISPELLSPENMGLKLKPIKTRLSL, via the exons ATGTTCTGTTTTCAAGGATTATTGTTTTGTCCAGAAGCTAGTTCCTTGTTACTCCACAACTTCTGCATATATCACATAAGTCCTCTAGGCCATGAG TTGGGAGCTCCAGTGATCAGTGTTGATGCTCCTTTGCTCTCAGCTGATGACTTAGCTGACCAGATTATTGAGGTTCTTAACTATTTTGG ACTTGGTGCAGTAATGTGTATGGGTGTCACAGCAGGAGCTTACATTCTGACCTTATTTGCT ATGAAGTACAGGCAGAGAGTTCTGGGATTAATACTCGTCTCTCCACTGTGCCAAGCGCCTTCTTGGTCAGAATGGTTGTGCAACAAG GTTATGTCTAATTTACTTTACTACTATGGCATGTGTGGAGTGGTTAAGGAATTGTTACTCAAACGGTACTTCAGCAAG GAAGTTCGTGGTAATGCTCAAGTTCCAGAATCAGATATTGTTCAAGAATGCAGAAGA TTACTTTGCGAGCGGCAGAGTACAAATGTATGGAGATTCCTTGAGGCAATCAACGG GAGAGTGGATCTTAGTGAAGGGTTAAGGAAACTGCAATGCAGAACTTTAATATTCATTGGTGAAAGTTCTGGTTACCACTCAGAGGCCGTTCACATGACCACCAAACTAGACAGACGATACGGCGCATTAGTCGAG GTACAAGGAAGTGGGTCATTGGTGACTGAAGAACAACCTCAGGCGATGGTAATACCAATGGAATACTTTTTGATGGGATATGGCTTGTATCGTCCTACACAGAGCATAAGCCCAAGAAGTCCTTTGAGTCCAACCAGAATCTCCCCTGAGCTTCTCTCACCTGAAAACATGGGGTTGAAGCTCAAGCCGATTAAGACAAGACTCTCCCTATGA
- the LOC103850795 gene encoding K(+) efflux antiporter 6 — protein sequence MVVEGRSRSRSLLSFELTLLLLSFFLCFSLSLSDPDLLEEEAVANSSVASLNTSSTGKPKEGSFADIIDRALEKEFNESDQTEVADPGSFNNSVAGQQAVLETVARVKSTKKNETKEDKRFQLHDVFNLDNENRAEDTPTLIDRKDNVFIISNFKSKYPVLQLDLRLISDLVVVIVSATCGGIAFACAGQPVITGYLLAGSIIGPGGLNFISEMVQVETVAQFGVVFLLFALGLEFSTAKLRVVRSVAVLGGLLQILLFMFLCGITVSLCGGKHSEGVFVGAFLSMSSTAVVLKFLMEKNSTNSIHGQVTIGTLILQDCAVGLLFALLPVLGGNSGVLEGVLSMAKVVVVLLSFLAVLTILSRTCIPWLLKLMVSLSSQTNELYQLAAVAFCLLVAWCSDKLGLSLELGSFAAGVMISTTDLAEHTLEQIEPIRNLFAALFLASIGMLVNVHFLWTHVDILLASVILVIIIKTTIVTTVVKGFGYSNKTALLVGISLAQIGEFAFVLLSRASNLHLIEGKLYLLLLGTTALSLVTTPLVFKVIPAVVHLGVLLRWFSPDTSVEKGEIVRSESPKQRMILMSRQSHNS from the exons ATGGTGGTGGAAGGAAGAAGTAGAAGTAGATCCTTGCTCTCCTTTGAACTCACTCTCCTCTTACTCTCATTCTTCCtctgtttctctctttctctctctgatCCCGATCTGTTAGAGGAGGAAGCCGTCGCCAACTCCTCCGTAGCATCTCTCAACACTTCTTCTACTGGTAAGCCTAAGGAAGGCAGCTTCGCTGACATCATTGATCGTGCTCTCGAGAAAGAGTTCAATGAAAGCGACCAGACTGAAG TGGCTGATCCTGGAAGCTTCAACAACAGTGTTGCTGGACAGCAG GCAGTTTTGGAAACTGTAGCCAGAGTAAAGTCAACAAAGAAAAACGAGACAAAAGAGGACAA GCGGTTTCAACTCCATGATGTCTTCAACTTGGACAATGAAAACAGAGCTGAGGACACTCCAACTCTCATTGATCGAAAA GACAATGTCTTCATCATATCCAATTTCAAATCCAAGTATCCAGTATTGCAGCTAGACTTGAG ATTGATATCAGACTTGGTGGTTGTTATTGTATCTGCAACTTGTGGTGGTATCGCCTTTGCTTGTGCTGGACAGCCG GTGATAACTGGCTATTTACTAGCAGGATCTATCATCGGCCCTGGAGGTTTGAACTTCATCAGTGAGATGGTCCAG GTTGAAACAGTAGCTCAATTTGGTGTGGTGTTTCTGCTCTTTGCATTGGGTCTAGAGTTCTCCACTGCTAAG CTTCGAGTGGTTAGATCAGTTGCTGTTCTTGGAGGCCTTCTTCAAATTCTTCTTTTCATGTTCTTGTGTGGAATCACAGTGTCG TTATGTGGTGGTAAACACTCAGAGGGAGTATTTGTTGGAGCATTTTTATCAATGTCATCAACTGCTGTG GTGCTGAAGTTTCTCATGGAAAAAAATTCAACTAATTCTATTCATGGCCAAGTTACTATTGGAACCCTTATTCTTCAG GATTGTGCTGTGGGTTTGCTGTTTGCATTGCTTCCAGTTCTTGGAGGAAACTCTGGTGTTCTTGAGGGAGTGTTGTCAATGGCAAAAGT ggTGGTTGTGTTGCTTTCGTTTTTGGCTGTTTTGACAATATTATCACGGACATGCATTCCTTGGTTGCTGAAGCTAATGGTCAGCTTATCATCACAG ACAAATGAACTCTATCAGTTAGCTGCTGTTGCGTTTTGCCTACTCGTAGCCTGG TGTAGTGATAAGCTGGGGTTAAGTCTTGAACTAGGTTCTTTTGCCGCAGGGGTCATGATATCAACTACTGATCTCGCTGAACATACGTTGGAGCAA ATAGAACCAATCCGTAACTTATTTGCTGCTCTTTTCCTAGCCAGCATTGGGATGTTGGTTAATGTCCATTTTCTTTGGACACATGTGGATATACTGTTAGCTTCTGTAATATTAGTAATCATCATAAAGACAACTATAGTTACAACAGTTGTCAAGGGATTTGGATACAGCAACAAAACGGCTCTTCtg GTTGGAATATCTCTGGCTCAGATAGGGGAGTTTGCCTTTGTACTACTCAGCCGTGCCTCCAATCTTCACCTTATCGAG GGGAAACTCTACTTGCTTCTCCTGGGGACAACCGCACTTAGCCTG GTTACAACACCTCTGGTGTTCAAAGTGATACCAGCGGTTGTGCATCTTGGAGTACTGTTAAGGTGGTTTTCTCCAGACACTTCTGTAGAG AAAGGAGAAATAGTAAGATCAGAAAGTCCTAAGCAACGAATGATACTGATGTCACGCCAATCCCACAACTCCTAA
- the LOC103850794 gene encoding protein NDL2 isoform X1: MGDSSGSVSIDMEALSPRRQEHLVETTYGPVCVAVCGDPDKPALITYPDLALNYMFCFQGLLFCPEASSLLLHNFCIYHISPLGHELGAPVISVDAPLLSADDLADQIIEVLNYFGLGAVMCMGVTAGAYILTLFAMKYRQRVLGLILVSPLCQAPSWSEWLCNKVMSNLLYYYGMCGVVKELLLKRYFSKEVRGNAQVPESDIVQECRRLLCERQSTNVWRFLEAINGRVDLSEGLRKLQCRTLIFIGESSGYHSEAVHMTTKLDRRYGALVEVQGSGSLVTEEQPQAMVIPMEYFLMGYGLYRPTQSISPRSPLSPTRISPELLSPENMGLKLKPIKTRLSL, encoded by the exons atgggAGATTCAAGCGGTTCTGTCTCCATTGATATGGAGGCATTGTCTCCTAGACGACAG GAGCACCTTGTGGAGACTACCTATGGCCCCGTATGTGTTGCCGTTTGTGGAGATCCAGATAAACCTGCTCTTATTACATATCCTGATCTAGCTCTTAATT ATATGTTCTGTTTTCAAGGATTATTGTTTTGTCCAGAAGCTAGTTCCTTGTTACTCCACAACTTCTGCATATATCACATAAGTCCTCTAGGCCATGAG TTGGGAGCTCCAGTGATCAGTGTTGATGCTCCTTTGCTCTCAGCTGATGACTTAGCTGACCAGATTATTGAGGTTCTTAACTATTTTGG ACTTGGTGCAGTAATGTGTATGGGTGTCACAGCAGGAGCTTACATTCTGACCTTATTTGCT ATGAAGTACAGGCAGAGAGTTCTGGGATTAATACTCGTCTCTCCACTGTGCCAAGCGCCTTCTTGGTCAGAATGGTTGTGCAACAAG GTTATGTCTAATTTACTTTACTACTATGGCATGTGTGGAGTGGTTAAGGAATTGTTACTCAAACGGTACTTCAGCAAG GAAGTTCGTGGTAATGCTCAAGTTCCAGAATCAGATATTGTTCAAGAATGCAGAAGA TTACTTTGCGAGCGGCAGAGTACAAATGTATGGAGATTCCTTGAGGCAATCAACGG GAGAGTGGATCTTAGTGAAGGGTTAAGGAAACTGCAATGCAGAACTTTAATATTCATTGGTGAAAGTTCTGGTTACCACTCAGAGGCCGTTCACATGACCACCAAACTAGACAGACGATACGGCGCATTAGTCGAG GTACAAGGAAGTGGGTCATTGGTGACTGAAGAACAACCTCAGGCGATGGTAATACCAATGGAATACTTTTTGATGGGATATGGCTTGTATCGTCCTACACAGAGCATAAGCCCAAGAAGTCCTTTGAGTCCAACCAGAATCTCCCCTGAGCTTCTCTCACCTGAAAACATGGGGTTGAAGCTCAAGCCGATTAAGACAAGACTCTCCCTATGA
- the LOC103851224 gene encoding uncharacterized protein LOC103851224, producing MKTLIIWCLVSQAIILAGNSAEKGDVDFSILIKNEMYNFKKPSVFYHCRSSKKDLGWHKSQPSSEFRWSFEVPQFGNGVMVHNCEFRSRLGTANVEIETLSTTAILCEGQTCKYAIRRNGIYFIGYELYYPFGGIVELSRPVEKLIEPWTPWSPHQLRDLNRSKQNHS from the coding sequence atgaaaaccctAATAATATGGTGCCTTGTGTCCCAAGCAATCATTCTAGCGGGAAACTCAGCCGAGAAAGGAGACGTTGATTTTTCCATACTAATAAAAAACGAAATGTACAACTTCAAAAAACCTTCCGTTTTCTACCACTGCCGATCCTCAAAGAAAGACCTCGGATGGCACAAGTCGCAACCATCTTCCGAGTTTCGTTGGAGCTTCGAAGTTCCTCAGTTTGGTAACGGCGTGATGGTCCACAACTGTGAGTTCAGGTCGAGGCTAGGAACTGCTAATGTTGAGATCGAGACGTTGTCCACTACGGCTATTCTATGCGAGGGGCAGACATGCAAGTACGCTATTAGACGTAACGGGATTTATTTCATTGGTTACGAGTTGTATTATCCCTTTGGAGGGATTGTTGAGCTGTCTAGGCCTGTTGAGAAGCTAATTGAGCCGTGGACGCCTTGGTCACCGCATCAGTTGAGAGATTTGAACCGTAGTAAGCAGAATCATTCTTGA
- the LOC103849015 gene encoding protein NDL2-like isoform X1 yields the protein MGDSSGSVSIDMEALSPRRQEHLVETTYGPVCVAVCGDPDKPALITYPDLALNYMFCFQGLLFCPEASSLLLHNFCIYHISPLGHELGAPVISVDAPLLSADDLADQIIEVLNYFGLGAVMCMGVTAGAYILTLFAMKYRQRVLGLILVSPLCQAPSWSEWLCNKVMSNLLYYYGMCGVVKELLLKRYFSKEVRGNAQVPESDIVQECRRLLCERQSTNVWRFLEAINGRVDLSEGLRKLQCRTLIFIGESSGYHSEAVHMTTKLDRRYGALVEVQGSGSLVTEEQPQAMVIPMEYFLMGYGLYRPTQSISPRSPLSPTRISPELLSPENMGLKLKPIKTRLSL from the exons GAGCACCTTGTGGAGACTACCTATGGCCCCGTATGTGTTGCCGTTTGTGGAGATCCAGATAAACCTGCTCTTATTACATATCCTGATCTAGCTCTTAATT ATATGTTCTGTTTTCAAGGATTATTGTTTTGTCCAGAAGCTAGTTCCTTGTTACTCCACAACTTCTGCATATATCACATAAGTCCTCTAGGCCATGAG TTGGGAGCTCCAGTGATCAGTGTTGATGCTCCTTTGCTCTCAGCTGATGACTTAGCTGACCAGATTATTGAGGTTCTTAACTATTTTGG ACTTGGTGCAGTAATGTGTATGGGTGTCACAGCAGGAGCTTACATTCTGACCTTATTTGCT ATGAAGTACAGGCAGAGAGTTCTGGGATTAATACTCGTCTCTCCACTGTGCCAAGCGCCTTCTTGGTCAGAATGGTTGTGCAACAAG GTTATGTCTAATTTACTTTACTACTATGGCATGTGTGGAGTGGTTAAGGAATTGTTACTCAAACGGTACTTCAGCAAG GAAGTTCGTGGTAATGCTCAAGTTCCAGAATCAGATATTGTTCAAGAATGCAGAAGA TTACTTTGCGAGCGGCAGAGTACAAATGTATGGAGATTCCTTGAGGCAATCAACGG GAGAGTGGATCTTAGTGAAGGGTTAAGGAAACTGCAATGCAGAACTTTAATATTCATTGGTGAAAGTTCTGGTTACCACTCAGAGGCCGTTCACATGACCACCAAACTAGACAGACGATACGGCGCATTAGTCGAG GTACAAGGAAGTGGGTCATTGGTGACTGAAGAACAACCTCAGGCGATGGTAATACCAATGGAATACTTTTTGATGGGATATGGCTTGTATCGTCCTACACAGAGCATAAGCCCAAGAAGTCCTTTGAGTCCAACCAGAATCTCCCCTGAGCTTCTCTCACCTGAAAACATGGGGTTGAAGCTCAAGCCGATTAAGACAAGACTCTCCCTATGA
- the LOC103850797 gene encoding S-protein homolog 13, with the protein MVLAFYLLTKTKLRKTKLFKRAMGSGFKIGSSFRLATAFTWCLLIASTYVPSTTSAARFEVRNEITKFPGRNRQLSFECWSTTNDLGLHALKPGESKSWSFKAVYIKLPFMYTYFQCRFFVGFGSPDGQVATVFAGERKFRYECDDQEEECIWVVKREGLYIRKITRDDKGQRLYEDALKLAWIGGTNYFPIYEDQ; encoded by the exons ATGGTGTTAGCGTTTTACCTAC tcacaaaaacaaaattaagaaaaacaaaactattCAAGAGAGCTATGGGGTCCGGGTTCAAGATCGGATCAAGTTTCCGTTTAGCCACCGCATTCACATGGTGTCTTCTCATTGCATCAACCTATGTTCCATCCACCACATCAGCAGCCCGGTTTGAGGTAAGAAACGAGATAACCAAATTCCCGGGAAGAAACCGACAACTCTCGTTTGAATGTTGGTCAACTACCAACGATCTAGGCTTGCATGCTCTCAAACCAGGAGAATCCAAAAGCTGGTCGTTCAAGGCGGTATACATCAAGTTACCGTTCATGTACACGTACTTTCAGTGCAGGTTCTTCGTCGGCTTTGGCTCGCCTGATGGGCAGGTCGCAACTGTTTTTGCTGGTGAGAGAAAATTCAGGTACGAATGCGATGATCAGGAGGAAGAGTGCATTTGGGTGGTGAAGAGAGAAGGGTTATATATAAGGAAGATCACAAGGGATGATAAAGGCCAAAGGCTTTACGAAGACGcattgaaactggcttggattGGTGGTACTAACTACTTCCCGATTTATGAGGATCAATAA
- the LOC103850800 gene encoding translation machinery-associated protein 22, translated as MAEKLEPAKVLYCGVCSVPAITASSVLISADVSHGSLKKLQISILTYSKERQEVIIEKVVRNKRKCITNIVKGLELFGIKLSDASKKLGKKFATGASVVKGPTEKEQIDVQGDI; from the exons ATGGCGGAGAAGCTTGAGCCGGCGAAGGTTTTGTACTGTGGAGTTTGCTCTGTACCTGCGATTACTGCGAGTTCGGTCCTGATTTCGGCAGATGTAAGCCATGGCTCATTGAAAAAGCTCCAGATCTCTATCCTGACCTACTCAAAG GAGAGGCAAGAAGTTATTATTGAAAAGGTTGTCCGTAACAAGCGAAAGTGTATCACCAATATTGTGAAAGGACTAGAACTCTTTG GGATAAAACTCAGTGACGCTTCTAAAAAGCTCGGGAAGAAGTTTGCTACTGGAGCATCAGTTGTCAAG GGACCAACTGAAAAGGAGCAAATAGATGTTCAAGGCGATATATAA